Proteins found in one Taeniopygia guttata chromosome 27, bTaeGut7.mat, whole genome shotgun sequence genomic segment:
- the NFE2L1 gene encoding endoplasmic reticulum membrane sensor NFE2L1 isoform X2 produces MLSLKKYFTEGLIQFTILLSLVGVRVDVDTYLSSQLPPLREIILGQSSAYTQTQFHRLRGPWAGHGLPPKSAGLEGLEGLLGARRLLSLDRLRVPRARVSAWLVHRDPEAAVPAAGQPGAAGPLQDGSGGDGSARDPAAEQGFGEDMEDLGAVAAPGSADLTKEVPGAEDQTALSLEECLRLLEATFPFGDSSEFPAADVSALSEAVPGQSRAPGGAPSLLSPLLAETESPFDLEQQWQDLMSIMEMQAMEVNSTSAESLYGGSSGGDLLASNYSLAPGTPINQNVSLHQASLGSCSQDFSLFSSDMESPSMAGGSALLQLAPDNSTGLNGTFGSTNLSGIFFPPQMNGTANETAGPELPDPLGGLLDEAMLDEISLMDLAIEEGFNPVQASQLEEEFDSDSGLSLDSGHSPASLSSSEASSSSSSSSSSSSSSSFSEEGAVGYSSDSENVDLEEAEGAVGYQPEYSKFCRMSYQDPAQLHYLPYLEHVGHNHTYNMAPGALDPEEPKAPGAGKKSGKEKPSELLDKQLSRDEHRARAMKIPFTNDKIINLPVEEFNELLSKYQLSEAQLSLIRDIRRRGKNKMAAQNCRKRKLDTILNLERDVEELQRDKSKLLREKVEFLKSIRQMKQKVQSLYQEVFGRLRDEQGRPYSPSRYALQYGSDGSVLLIPRAPAEPQPRRPERKQKDRRK; encoded by the exons ATGCTGTCCCTGAAGAAGTACTTCACGGAGGGCCTGATCCAGTTCACCATCCTGCTGAGCCTGGTGGGCGTGCGCGTGGACGTGGACACGTACCTGAGCTCGCAGCTGCCGCCGCTGCGGGAGATCATCCTGGGCCAGAGCTCGGCCTACACGCAGACGCAGTTCCACCGCCTGCGCGGGCCCTGGGCCGGCCATGGGCTGCCCCCGAAGAGCgcggggctggaggggctggaggggctgctGGGCGCGCGCCGCCTGCTCAGCCTGGACCGGCTGCGCGTGCCCCGCGCCCGCGTCAGCGCCTGGCTGGTGCACCGCGACCCCGAGGCCGCCGTGCCCGCCGCCGGCCAGCCCGGGGCGGCCGGGCCGCTGCAGGACGGCTCCGGCGGCGACGGCAGCGCCCGGGACCCCGCGGCCGAGCAGGGATTCGGCGAGGACATGGAGGATCTGGGGGCCGTGGCGGCGCCCGGCAGCGCGGATCTCACCAAGGAG GTGCCCGGAGCGGAGGACCAGACCGCCCTGTCCCTGGAGGAGTGCCTTAGGCTGCTGGAGGCCACCTTCCCCTTCGGGGACAGCTCCGAG TTCCCAGCTGCGGATGTCTCCGCCCTGAGCGAAGCCGTGcccgggcagagccgggcccCGGGCGGCGCCCCGagcctgctgtcccctctgctggCCGAGACCGAGTCGCCCTTCGacctggagcagcagtggcaggaCCTGATGTCCATCATGGAGATGCAG GCCATGGAGGTGAACAGCACGAGCGCCGAGAGCCTCTACGGCGGCAGCAGCGGTGGGGACCTGCTGGCGTCCAACTACAGCCTGGCCCCCGGCACGCCCATCAACCAGAACGTCAGCCTGCATCAGGCCTCgctgggcagctgctcccaggactTCTCCCTCTTCAGCTCGGACATGGAGAGCCCCTCCATGGCGGGCGGCTcggccctgctgcagctggcgCCCGACAACTCCACCGGCCTCAACGGCACCTTCGGCTCCACCAACCTGAGCGGGATCTTCTTCCCGCCGCAGATGAACGGCACGGCCAACGAGACGGCCGGGCCCGAGCTGCCCGACCCCCTGGGGGGGCTGCTGGACGAGGCCATGCTGGATGAGATCAGCCTGATGGACCTGGCCATCGAGGAGGGCTTCAACCCCGTGCAGGCCTCGCAGCTGGAAGAGGAGTTCGATTCCGACTCAGGTCTTTCCCTGGATTCCGGCCACAGCCCCGCGTCCCTCAGCAGCTCCGAAGCTTCGTCCTCGTCGTCCTCTTCCTCTTcgtcctcgtcctcctcctcgtTTTCCGAGGAAGGCGCCGTGGGCTACAGCTCGGACTCGGAGAACGTGGACTTGGAGGAGGCGGAAGGGGCGGTTGGCTACCAGCCAGAGTACAGCAAGTTCTGCCGCATGAGCTACCAGGACCCGGCGCAGCTGCACTACCTGCCTTACCTGGAGCACGTGGGCCACAACCACACCTACAACATGGCCCCGGGCGCGCTGGACCCCGAGGAGCCCAAGGCGCCCGGCGCCGGCAAGAAGAGCGGCAAGGAGAAACCGTCGGAGCTGCTGGACAAGCAGCTGAGCCGCGACGAGCACCGCGCCAGGGCCATGAAGATCCCCTTCACCAACGACAAGATCATCAACCTGCCCGTGGAGGAGTTCAACGAGCTGCTGTCCAAGTACCAGCTGAGCGAGGCGCAGCTCAGCCTCATCCGCGACATCCGCCGGCGCGGCAAGAACAAGATGGCGGCGCAGAACTGCCGCAAGAGGAAGCTGGACACCATCCTCAACCTGGAGCGCGACGTGGAGGAGCTGCAGCGCGACAAGTCCAAACTGCTCAGGGAGAAGGTGGAGTTCCTCAAGTCCATCCGGCAGATGAAGCAGAAGGTGCAGAGCCTGTACCAGGAGGTGTTCGGGCGGCTGCGGGACGAGCAGGGCCGGCCCTACTCGCCCAGCCGCTACGCGCTGCAGTACGGCAGCGACGGCAGCGTGCTGCTGATCCCGCGCGCGCCCGCCGAGCCGCAGCCGCGCCGCCCCGAGCGCAAGCAGAAGGACCGCAGGAAGTGA
- the NFE2L1 gene encoding endoplasmic reticulum membrane sensor NFE2L1 isoform X1 has translation MLSLKKYFTEGLIQFTILLSLVGVRVDVDTYLSSQLPPLREIILGQSSAYTQTQFHRLRGPWAGHGLPPKSAGLEGLEGLLGARRLLSLDRLRVPRARVSAWLVHRDPEAAVPAAGQPGAAGPLQDGSGGDGSARDPAAEQGFGEDMEDLGAVAAPGSADLTKEDIDLIDILWRQDIDLGAGREIFDYSHRQKESEVDKELSDGRERGDSWRSAGNEVLDRIPLVDGETGESFPAQVPGAEDQTALSLEECLRLLEATFPFGDSSEFPAADVSALSEAVPGQSRAPGGAPSLLSPLLAETESPFDLEQQWQDLMSIMEMQAMEVNSTSAESLYGGSSGGDLLASNYSLAPGTPINQNVSLHQASLGSCSQDFSLFSSDMESPSMAGGSALLQLAPDNSTGLNGTFGSTNLSGIFFPPQMNGTANETAGPELPDPLGGLLDEAMLDEISLMDLAIEEGFNPVQASQLEEEFDSDSGLSLDSGHSPASLSSSEASSSSSSSSSSSSSSSFSEEGAVGYSSDSENVDLEEAEGAVGYQPEYSKFCRMSYQDPAQLHYLPYLEHVGHNHTYNMAPGALDPEEPKAPGAGKKSGKEKPSELLDKQLSRDEHRARAMKIPFTNDKIINLPVEEFNELLSKYQLSEAQLSLIRDIRRRGKNKMAAQNCRKRKLDTILNLERDVEELQRDKSKLLREKVEFLKSIRQMKQKVQSLYQEVFGRLRDEQGRPYSPSRYALQYGSDGSVLLIPRAPAEPQPRRPERKQKDRRK, from the exons ATGCTGTCCCTGAAGAAGTACTTCACGGAGGGCCTGATCCAGTTCACCATCCTGCTGAGCCTGGTGGGCGTGCGCGTGGACGTGGACACGTACCTGAGCTCGCAGCTGCCGCCGCTGCGGGAGATCATCCTGGGCCAGAGCTCGGCCTACACGCAGACGCAGTTCCACCGCCTGCGCGGGCCCTGGGCCGGCCATGGGCTGCCCCCGAAGAGCgcggggctggaggggctggaggggctgctGGGCGCGCGCCGCCTGCTCAGCCTGGACCGGCTGCGCGTGCCCCGCGCCCGCGTCAGCGCCTGGCTGGTGCACCGCGACCCCGAGGCCGCCGTGCCCGCCGCCGGCCAGCCCGGGGCGGCCGGGCCGCTGCAGGACGGCTCCGGCGGCGACGGCAGCGCCCGGGACCCCGCGGCCGAGCAGGGATTCGGCGAGGACATGGAGGATCTGGGGGCCGTGGCGGCGCCCGGCAGCGCGGATCTCACCAAGGAG GACATCGATTTGATTGACATCCTGTGGAGACAGGATATCGATCTCGGCGCTGGGCGAGAGATTTTTGACTACAGCCACCGACAGAAAGAGAGCGAAGTGGACAAAGAGCTGAGCGATGGGAGGGAGCGCGGGGACAGCTGGAGGAGTGCAGGGAATGAGGTCTTGGATAGAATCCCGCTAGTTGATGGAGAGACCGGGGAGAGTTTCCCTGCGCAG GTGCCCGGAGCGGAGGACCAGACCGCCCTGTCCCTGGAGGAGTGCCTTAGGCTGCTGGAGGCCACCTTCCCCTTCGGGGACAGCTCCGAG TTCCCAGCTGCGGATGTCTCCGCCCTGAGCGAAGCCGTGcccgggcagagccgggcccCGGGCGGCGCCCCGagcctgctgtcccctctgctggCCGAGACCGAGTCGCCCTTCGacctggagcagcagtggcaggaCCTGATGTCCATCATGGAGATGCAG GCCATGGAGGTGAACAGCACGAGCGCCGAGAGCCTCTACGGCGGCAGCAGCGGTGGGGACCTGCTGGCGTCCAACTACAGCCTGGCCCCCGGCACGCCCATCAACCAGAACGTCAGCCTGCATCAGGCCTCgctgggcagctgctcccaggactTCTCCCTCTTCAGCTCGGACATGGAGAGCCCCTCCATGGCGGGCGGCTcggccctgctgcagctggcgCCCGACAACTCCACCGGCCTCAACGGCACCTTCGGCTCCACCAACCTGAGCGGGATCTTCTTCCCGCCGCAGATGAACGGCACGGCCAACGAGACGGCCGGGCCCGAGCTGCCCGACCCCCTGGGGGGGCTGCTGGACGAGGCCATGCTGGATGAGATCAGCCTGATGGACCTGGCCATCGAGGAGGGCTTCAACCCCGTGCAGGCCTCGCAGCTGGAAGAGGAGTTCGATTCCGACTCAGGTCTTTCCCTGGATTCCGGCCACAGCCCCGCGTCCCTCAGCAGCTCCGAAGCTTCGTCCTCGTCGTCCTCTTCCTCTTcgtcctcgtcctcctcctcgtTTTCCGAGGAAGGCGCCGTGGGCTACAGCTCGGACTCGGAGAACGTGGACTTGGAGGAGGCGGAAGGGGCGGTTGGCTACCAGCCAGAGTACAGCAAGTTCTGCCGCATGAGCTACCAGGACCCGGCGCAGCTGCACTACCTGCCTTACCTGGAGCACGTGGGCCACAACCACACCTACAACATGGCCCCGGGCGCGCTGGACCCCGAGGAGCCCAAGGCGCCCGGCGCCGGCAAGAAGAGCGGCAAGGAGAAACCGTCGGAGCTGCTGGACAAGCAGCTGAGCCGCGACGAGCACCGCGCCAGGGCCATGAAGATCCCCTTCACCAACGACAAGATCATCAACCTGCCCGTGGAGGAGTTCAACGAGCTGCTGTCCAAGTACCAGCTGAGCGAGGCGCAGCTCAGCCTCATCCGCGACATCCGCCGGCGCGGCAAGAACAAGATGGCGGCGCAGAACTGCCGCAAGAGGAAGCTGGACACCATCCTCAACCTGGAGCGCGACGTGGAGGAGCTGCAGCGCGACAAGTCCAAACTGCTCAGGGAGAAGGTGGAGTTCCTCAAGTCCATCCGGCAGATGAAGCAGAAGGTGCAGAGCCTGTACCAGGAGGTGTTCGGGCGGCTGCGGGACGAGCAGGGCCGGCCCTACTCGCCCAGCCGCTACGCGCTGCAGTACGGCAGCGACGGCAGCGTGCTGCTGATCCCGCGCGCGCCCGCCGAGCCGCAGCCGCGCCGCCCCGAGCGCAAGCAGAAGGACCGCAGGAAGTGA